From Planococcus halocryophilus, the proteins below share one genomic window:
- a CDS encoding YhdT family protein: MEETDWRFKIAHREAWIGVGLAIFNFIWWFGFAYGLGSRPVEEYSYIFGLPDWFFYSCVVGFVLICVLVIVIVKFFFTEVPFDEEGDV, translated from the coding sequence ATGGAAGAAACGGATTGGCGTTTTAAAATAGCTCACCGAGAAGCGTGGATTGGTGTAGGCTTGGCGATATTTAATTTTATTTGGTGGTTTGGTTTTGCATATGGTTTAGGCTCACGTCCTGTTGAAGAATATAGTTATATTTTCGGCTTACCAGATTGGTTTTTTTATAGCTGCGTTGTCGGCTTTGTGCTGATCTGCGTGTTGGTGATTGTCATCGTTAAATTCTTCTTCACCGAAGTCCCATTTGATGAAGAGGGGGATGTCTGA